A single region of the Bacillota bacterium genome encodes:
- the yedF gene encoding sulfurtransferase-like selenium metabolism protein YedF: MKSIDCRGLNCPEPVIRTKKAISEEPLKGLVVLVDNETARENVLRYARNRGKKADWQEKSGYYEVTIQSDPNIDSKPDKPEDILKTDVKPVLFIGTNELGSGSTELGQLLMRNFIYTLTQREELPQAIVFMNSGVRLSIESSPVSEELKELEAKGVIILVCGTCLDYYQLKEEHRAGQVSNMYDISDLLLNAGKVISI; the protein is encoded by the coding sequence ATGAAATCGATCGACTGCAGGGGACTTAATTGTCCCGAACCTGTTATTAGAACCAAAAAAGCAATCTCAGAGGAGCCTTTGAAAGGGCTAGTCGTTCTCGTTGACAATGAAACAGCCAGGGAAAATGTCCTGCGTTATGCCCGCAACCGGGGTAAAAAAGCAGACTGGCAGGAAAAATCCGGTTATTACGAAGTCACTATCCAGTCGGATCCCAACATAGATTCCAAACCGGACAAACCCGAAGATATTTTGAAAACTGATGTAAAACCGGTTCTTTTCATCGGCACAAATGAACTGGGCAGCGGCAGTACCGAACTCGGTCAGCTTTTAATGCGAAACTTCATATATACCCTTACCCAACGTGAAGAACTGCCGCAGGCTATTGTGTTCATGAATTCCGGTGTCAGGCTCAGTATAGAATCGTCACCTGTATCAGAAGAGCTAAAAGAGCTCGAAGCTAAAGGGGTAATCATCCTGGTCTGTGGAACATGTCTGGACTATTATCAACTTAAAGAGGAGCATCGGGCCGGACAGGTCAGCAATATGTATGATATTTCCGATCTATTATTGAATGCAGGGAAAGTAATTTCAATCTGA
- a CDS encoding aminotransferase class V-fold PLP-dependent enzyme: MINNHNLYFDNASTSWPKPEAVYRAAENYMRNAFGNPGRSGHTRTLESDRLIYNTRVAICELFKIPDPSRVVFALNATDALNIAIKGILEAGDHVLFTAMEHNSVLRPLGRLRNEQLITTTMVPCSPEGYPDLNSLEASYMSNTRLLIVNHASNVTGTIIPLKEMIESAHKRNIPVLVDAAQSAGTLNLDVSADDIDLLAFTGHKSLLGPTGTGGLYVKKGIELKPLREGGTGSQSESDLHPESMPERLEAGTLNSSGLSGLLEGIRFIDEIGIEKIRDHEVMIRSYMVEKLKKLDGLNIYGPEDSGLCSPVLSITIDNADCGEVGFILESSYGILCRTGLHCAPLAHQAIGTFPEGTIRLSPGYFTSKEDVDYLAGALKDIISLSTKS, from the coding sequence ATGATTAATAATCACAACCTGTACTTTGATAATGCATCAACATCATGGCCAAAACCGGAAGCAGTATACCGGGCAGCGGAAAATTACATGCGTAATGCTTTCGGCAACCCCGGACGTTCAGGGCATACCCGGACACTCGAATCAGACCGGTTAATCTACAATACCAGGGTGGCTATCTGCGAATTATTCAAAATTCCGGATCCCTCCAGGGTCGTCTTCGCTTTGAATGCAACTGATGCTTTAAATATTGCTATCAAGGGAATACTGGAGGCTGGAGATCACGTTTTATTCACTGCCATGGAACATAACTCGGTTTTACGACCGCTCGGTAGACTGCGAAATGAGCAGTTAATTACCACTACCATGGTTCCCTGCTCTCCCGAAGGATACCCGGATCTCAATTCCCTTGAAGCTTCATACATGAGTAATACCAGACTTTTGATCGTTAACCATGCATCCAATGTTACAGGTACAATCATCCCTCTGAAAGAAATGATTGAATCTGCGCATAAAAGAAATATACCGGTTCTCGTTGACGCAGCCCAGAGCGCAGGTACATTAAATTTAGATGTTTCAGCCGACGATATTGATTTACTGGCTTTCACCGGACATAAAAGCCTGCTCGGACCGACTGGAACAGGCGGCTTATACGTTAAAAAGGGAATCGAACTGAAACCACTGCGTGAGGGCGGTACGGGAAGCCAGTCTGAATCTGATCTTCACCCTGAAAGCATGCCGGAACGATTGGAAGCGGGAACACTGAATAGTTCTGGTCTTTCAGGATTGCTAGAAGGAATCAGGTTTATAGACGAAATCGGGATAGAGAAAATTAGAGATCATGAAGTTATGATCCGGTCATACATGGTTGAAAAATTAAAAAAACTTGATGGCCTGAACATCTATGGCCCTGAAGATTCCGGTTTATGCTCACCGGTGCTCAGTATAACCATCGACAATGCTGACTGTGGCGAGGTTGGTTTTATCCTCGAATCAAGCTACGGAATATTATGCCGCACTGGCCTTCACTGCGCACCGCTTGCCCACCAGGCGATCGGTACTTTTCCCGAGGGAACAATCAGGTTAAGCCCCGGATATTTTACCAGCAAAGAAGATGTGGATTATCTTGCCGGGGCACTTAAAGATATTATCAGCTTGTCTACTAAATCATAA
- a CDS encoding branched-chain amino acid ABC transporter permease, translating to MTNENYFQKLFKNTAYLNIIIVVTIIVVLLAVLLQSRGISIIWTIFIDFAIFAIITMSLNLEVGYAGVSQFGRVAAVIAGAFAVGALPGRIVAGFLGMPSGANYASDTVNFRLVPEITELLANSWLYSIGFLLLCIVIAGISGATLGWLISRPAIRLKEAYLGISLLAFGDFLMWVGHNWKIIVGGSTPVHVPDPFRLFGGDRFATTVIVIFVIAFVVYVYIQRLIKSPFGRNMRMIRDNDVSAAAAGLDVVKVRTQVLVIGSTLAAIAGGLYVIYTGSVAAIGFTRLTFTFWPWAFMMLGGIGSNVGVLLGVFLLTILRTMIVIFRSQWFGFLLAVGIDPLWLEYTLMGLVIMGVILFLPHGLVPEKVEPMLPASQVRKVLEKRQAAAS from the coding sequence ATGACCAACGAAAATTATTTCCAAAAACTATTTAAAAATACAGCTTACCTTAATATCATTATTGTAGTTACGATAATTGTGGTGCTTCTTGCGGTTTTACTTCAAAGCCGCGGTATTTCCATTATCTGGACAATCTTTATTGACTTTGCTATATTCGCGATAATAACGATGAGTTTGAACCTTGAGGTTGGTTATGCCGGTGTTTCTCAGTTCGGACGTGTGGCGGCAGTTATTGCCGGCGCTTTTGCTGTAGGCGCTCTTCCCGGTCGTATAGTAGCCGGTTTTTTGGGCATGCCATCCGGTGCTAATTATGCTTCGGATACCGTTAACTTCAGGCTTGTACCTGAGATAACTGAACTTTTGGCCAATAGTTGGCTTTACTCGATAGGATTTCTACTGTTATGTATTGTAATCGCCGGCATTTCAGGAGCAACTCTTGGCTGGTTGATTTCACGACCGGCTATCCGCCTGAAGGAAGCTTACCTCGGTATTTCCCTTCTAGCATTCGGGGACTTTTTGATGTGGGTCGGTCATAACTGGAAAATAATAGTAGGTGGTAGCACTCCGGTGCACGTGCCTGATCCATTCAGACTTTTTGGCGGCGATCGTTTTGCAACAACCGTTATTGTGATCTTCGTAATTGCTTTCGTCGTATATGTTTATATACAAAGGTTAATAAAGTCTCCTTTTGGCCGAAACATGCGCATGATTCGTGATAATGACGTATCAGCTGCAGCTGCAGGATTGGATGTTGTAAAAGTAAGAACCCAAGTTCTTGTAATCGGTTCAACCCTGGCTGCTATAGCCGGAGGTCTTTATGTTATTTATACCGGTTCCGTTGCCGCTATCGGCTTCACGAGGTTGACATTTACATTCTGGCCCTGGGCATTTATGATGCTCGGTGGAATCGGAAGTAATGTCGGGGTTCTTCTAGGTGTATTTTTACTGACCATTTTGCGGACAATGATCGTAATTTTCCGTTCACAGTGGTTTGGTTTCCTGCTCGCGGTCGGAATTGATCCCCTCTGGTTGGAGTATACGCTAATGGGCCTGGTCATTATGGGTGTCATTCTTTTCTTACCACATGGACTGGTTCCCGAGAAAGTTGAACCAATGCTTCCGGCCAGCCAAGTAAGAAAAGTATTGGAGAAAAGGCAGGCAGCAGCAAGTTAA
- a CDS encoding EamA family transporter: MVTALLEGKLLTRNRAIISVAIAAAFWSTSGLFIKLIDLSPLTIAGTRSLIAALLMITLINKKLRFRWSFPQIAGAVAYSVTVITFVTATKLTTAANAILLQYTVPVFTALLGAWLLREAVSRIDWIIITLVVGGMALFFFDKLTTGGFWGNVLAIISAGTFAFMIIFLRMQKKESPTETIILGNIITALICAPFIFQDPPTGSSWLPLFYLGIFQLGLPFVLYSTAIKYVTALDAVLVQTIEPLLNPIWVFLIIGEAPGKWAILGGIVVISTVTIRNIFFSRKEVKETPIAS, from the coding sequence TTGGTAACAGCACTGCTGGAAGGAAAGCTCTTAACCCGTAACAGGGCAATAATTTCCGTGGCTATTGCGGCAGCTTTCTGGAGTACAAGTGGTTTGTTCATTAAGTTGATCGATCTAAGCCCTTTAACCATAGCGGGAACACGAAGTCTGATCGCTGCTTTACTGATGATTACTCTGATCAATAAAAAACTTCGTTTCAGGTGGTCATTTCCCCAGATTGCCGGAGCGGTTGCCTATTCTGTAACGGTCATTACCTTTGTGACCGCCACCAAGCTAACCACTGCAGCAAACGCAATTCTATTACAATATACAGTACCGGTTTTTACTGCTTTATTGGGCGCCTGGCTGCTTCGTGAAGCTGTATCACGGATAGATTGGATAATTATCACTCTTGTTGTGGGTGGGATGGCTTTATTTTTCTTTGATAAACTTACTACGGGTGGTTTCTGGGGCAATGTTCTGGCTATTATCAGCGCAGGAACCTTTGCCTTTATGATTATATTCCTCCGTATGCAAAAAAAAGAATCTCCAACTGAAACTATTATTCTCGGCAATATAATTACAGCCTTGATTTGTGCTCCATTTATTTTTCAGGATCCACCAACCGGAAGTAGTTGGTTGCCTCTTTTCTATCTCGGAATCTTTCAGCTTGGCCTGCCTTTTGTGCTATATTCGACCGCCATTAAATATGTTACAGCATTAGACGCTGTTTTGGTCCAAACTATCGAACCGCTTCTGAACCCCATATGGGTTTTTTTAATTATTGGTGAAGCCCCGGGGAAATGGGCGATACTTGGAGGAATTGTCGTTATCTCAACTGTTACCATCCGAAACATTTTCTTCAGCAGAAAAGAAGTCAAAGAAACACCAATAGCCAGCTGA
- a CDS encoding sulfurtransferase TusA family protein produces the protein MSDMVDCRGLSCPEPVMMTRSALQQSSGEVVTVVVSNAVARDNVSRAAKSMGWQVTVDADGDDFILKITK, from the coding sequence ATGTCAGATATGGTTGACTGCCGGGGACTTTCATGTCCCGAACCAGTTATGATGACCAGGAGCGCTCTTCAGCAATCTTCAGGAGAAGTGGTTACGGTTGTGGTTAGTAACGCAGTAGCCCGGGACAATGTAAGCAGAGCAGCAAAATCAATGGGTTGGCAGGTTACTGTTGATGCCGATGGTGACGATTTCATATTAAAAATAACCAAATAG
- a CDS encoding DUF3343 domain-containing protein produces the protein MASNCYITFPTTYFAIRAESLLKNGTFPFKMVPVPRVISSSCGTALRCSCEAISEIRQYLLQNSLELEGFYRLEEFGLQTPTIEKLTYRTES, from the coding sequence ATGGCTTCCAACTGCTATATTACATTTCCTACAACATATTTTGCTATCCGCGCCGAGAGTTTACTTAAAAATGGGACATTTCCATTTAAAATGGTCCCCGTTCCGCGGGTGATCAGTTCCAGCTGCGGGACAGCTTTACGTTGCAGCTGTGAAGCCATATCGGAAATCAGGCAATATCTGCTTCAAAACAGCCTTGAACTGGAAGGGTTCTACAGGCTTGAGGAGTTCGGTCTTCAGACACCGACTATCGAAAAGTTAACATATAGAACCGAAAGTTGA